Proteins encoded by one window of Deinococcus multiflagellatus:
- the dnaN gene encoding DNA polymerase III subunit beta yields MNVHVTKKILSEGLGLLERVIPSRSSNPLLTSLKVEASEAGLTLSGTNLEIDLSCFVPAEVKAPQNFVVPAHLFAQIVRNLGGELVELELSGQELSVRSGGSDFKLQTGDIDAYPPLSFPAQADVSLDSGELARAFASVRYAASNEAFQAVFRGIKLEHRPEGARVVASDGYRVAIRDFPASGDGRNLIIPARSVDELIRVLKDGEARFTYGEGLLSVTTDRVRMNLKLLDGDFPDYERVIPKEIKLQVTLPATALKEAVNRVAVLADKNANNRVEFLVSEGKLRLAAEGDYGRAQDTLDVVQGGTEPAMSLAFNARHVLDALGPIEGEAELLFSGSTSPAIFRAAGGGGYMAVMVTLRV; encoded by the coding sequence ATGAACGTACACGTCACCAAGAAAATCCTGAGCGAAGGCCTGGGCTTGCTGGAGCGGGTGATCCCCAGCCGCAGCAGCAACCCCCTGCTCACATCCCTGAAGGTGGAGGCCAGTGAAGCCGGCCTGACCCTCAGCGGCACCAACCTCGAAATTGACCTCTCGTGCTTTGTGCCTGCGGAAGTCAAAGCGCCGCAGAACTTCGTGGTGCCCGCCCACCTGTTCGCGCAGATCGTGCGCAATCTGGGCGGCGAACTGGTGGAGCTGGAACTCAGCGGGCAGGAGCTGTCGGTGCGCTCGGGTGGCTCGGACTTTAAGCTGCAGACCGGCGACATTGACGCCTACCCGCCCCTGAGCTTCCCGGCCCAGGCCGATGTCAGCCTGGACTCGGGCGAACTGGCCCGCGCCTTTGCCAGCGTGCGCTACGCCGCCAGCAACGAGGCGTTTCAGGCCGTCTTCCGGGGGATCAAGCTGGAGCACCGACCCGAGGGCGCGCGGGTGGTGGCGTCTGACGGCTACCGGGTGGCCATCCGCGACTTCCCGGCCAGTGGCGACGGCCGCAACCTGATCATTCCGGCGCGCAGCGTGGATGAACTGATCCGGGTGCTCAAGGACGGCGAGGCCCGTTTCACCTACGGCGAGGGCCTGCTGAGCGTGACCACCGACCGCGTGCGCATGAACCTGAAGCTGCTCGACGGCGATTTCCCGGACTACGAGCGCGTGATTCCCAAGGAGATCAAGCTGCAGGTCACCCTGCCCGCCACCGCCCTGAAGGAAGCCGTGAACCGCGTGGCCGTGCTGGCCGACAAGAACGCGAATAACCGTGTGGAATTCCTGGTGTCGGAGGGCAAACTGCGCCTGGCCGCCGAGGGCGATTACGGCCGCGCGCAGGACACCCTGGATGTGGTGCAGGGCGGCACCGAACCCGCCATGAGCCTCGCTTTCAACGCCCGGCATGTGCTGGACGCTCTGGGCCCTATCGAAGGTGAAGCCGAGTTGCTGTTCTCCGGCTCCACCAGCCCCGCGATCTTCCGCGCGGCCGGGGGCGGGGGCTACATGGCCGTCATGGTCACGCTGCGCGTTTAA